The following coding sequences are from one Eptesicus fuscus isolate TK198812 chromosome 7, DD_ASM_mEF_20220401, whole genome shotgun sequence window:
- the IL22 gene encoding interleukin-22 — MATLQKSVNLSLMGTLAASCLLLLALSVQGGAAVPIRSYCRLNESDFQVPYSTNYTFKMAAEVSLIDNNTDVCLIGKQLYHGVNVNEHCYVMKQVLNFTLEEVLLPESERFPPYMHQVVSFLENLSKKLSQCHIESDDQHIHRNVQKLKDTVKELGESGKIKAIGEVNLLFLYLKEACI; from the exons ATGGCCACCCTGCAGAAATCTGTGAACCTTTCCCTGATGGGGACTCTGGCCGCCAGCTGCCTTCTTCTCCTTGCCCTGTCAGTGCAGGGAGGAGCAGCTGTGCCCATCAGGTCTTACTGCAGGCTTAACGAGTCAGACTTCCAGGTGCCCTATTCCACCAACTACACCTTCAAGATGGCCGCGGAG gTTAGTTTGATAGATAACAACACAGATGTTTGCCTCATTGGAAAGCAACTGTACCACGGAGTCAAT GTGAATGAGCACTGCTATGTGATGAAACAGGTGCTGAACTTTACCCTTGAAGAAGTGCTGCTCCCCGAGTCTGAGAGATTCCCGCCCTACATGCATCAAGTGGTGTCTTTCCTGGAAAACCTTAGCAAAAAGCTTAGCCAATGT CACATTGAGAGTGATGACCAGCATATCCACAGAAATGTCCAAAAGCTGAAGGACACAGTAAAAGAG CTTGGGGAGAGTGGAAAGATCAAAGCAATTGGAGAAGTAAACTTGTTGTTTCTGTACCTGAAAGAAGCCTGCATTTGA